In a genomic window of Punica granatum isolate Tunisia-2019 chromosome 6, ASM765513v2, whole genome shotgun sequence:
- the LOC116210828 gene encoding protein AMEIOTIC 1 homolog isoform X3 — protein MVKVAHCGLRSYKDSHLNQIDACNLKGEGPTFGEWEGAFKKGICWFELQRAQMAHRSGRRATFSGQGRENSGNRPQFSFSTIKEEDGEAVTAESLVSEEDNKRDFPIEEAKPKRQRRQKQTVIAKPKRKKCDNSAQRWSKERYKQAEQHLLEILRAEGAVRGKPISRPQLRLAGRKHIGDTGLLDHLLKHIDGKVAPGGAERFRRWHNTDGIMEYWLESAELDHIRREAGVQDPYWVPSSWWNPGSSGALEEPASSSDMKLIKEDIINLKRELAELVSKKKDQEEANLVEGMLKDLANWRAKADQRLIETSSSLSGMQDMYREVAAWRLKIEQQLMELTNSLSSMQAAKAYTYPLCPENSERWEDLLESTNLENVQGDDIASWLANTDPSNGEWEDGPYSYLTTISKPSDATPAQDAACASELAMLKEEVAIIKRDMKELVLKKQECLPKYNQDASLNVNPQLDFENPSLLFQQRWKEMEEWRSKMDQQMKELSNAVRSMQATKPLTACSPSPAFYV, from the exons ATGGTGAAGGTTGCGCATTGTGGTCTGAG GTCATATAAAGATAGTCACTTAAATCAAATTGATGCCTGCAACCTCAAAGGTG AAGGTCCTACCTTTGGGGAATGGGAGGGAGCATTTAAAAAGGGTATCTGTTGGTTTGAGTTGCAGCGCGCTCAGATGGCCCATAGGAGTGGTCGTCGTGCCACATTTAGTGGTCAGGGCAGAGAAAACAGTGGTAACAGACCTCAGTTTTCGTTCAGTACTATAAAGGAGGAAGATGGAGAAGCTGTGACGGCTGAATCTCTTGTATCAGAGGAAGACAACAAAAGAGACTTCCCTATTGAAGAAGCTAAACCAAAAAGACAGCGAAGGCAAAAGCAGACTGTTATTGCCAAACCCAAGAGGAAAAAGTGTGACAATTCTGCGCAGAGATGGTCAAAGGAGAG GTATAAGCAAGCTGAGCAACATTTGCTGGAGATTTTGAGGGCGGAAGGGGCTGTACGTGGTAAACCCATCAGTCGTCCACAGCTCAGATTGGCTGGTCGTAAACATATTGGTGATACTGGCCTGCTCGACCATCTGTTGAAGCACATCGACGGGAAAGTGGCCCCAGGTGGGGCTGAGCGGTTCAGGCGGTGGCACAACACTGATGGAATTATGGAATATTGGCTGGAAAGTGCTGAGCTTGATCACATTCGTCGTGAAGCAGGGGTCCAGGACCCTTACTGGGTCCCCTCGTCATGGTGGAATCCTGGTAGCAGTGGTGCCTTGGAAGAACCTGCTTCCTCTTCAGATATGAAACTTATCAAAGAAGATATCATTAACTTGAAGAG AGAGTTGGCGGAGCTCGTGTCCAAGAAGAAAGACCAGGAGGAAGCCAACTTGGTGGAG GGAATGCTCAAGGACTTAGCAAACTGGCGAGCCAAGGCAGATCAGCGCCTGATTGAAACTTCAAGTTCATTAAGCGGAATGCAG GACATGTATCGGGAGGTTGCAGCATGGAGATTGAAAATCGAACAGCAGCTGATGGAACTTACCAATTCGTTGAGCAGTATGCAGGCCGCAAAGGCTTATACTTACCCTCTCTGTCCTGAAAATTCTGAGCGATGGGAGGACTTGTTAGAGAGCACAAACCTTGAAAACGTACAAGGGGATGACATTGCGTCGTGGCTGGCGAATACAGATCCTAGCAATGGCGAGTGGGAGGATGGACCCTACTCTTACCTGACCACAATATCGAAGCCTAGTGATGCAACCCCTGCTCAGGATGCTGCCTGTGCAAGTGAGCTGGCTATGCTCAAGGAAGAAGTGGCTATAATTAAGAG AGATATGAAGGAGCTCGTACTGAAGAAGCAAGAATGTTTACCTAAATATAACCAAGATGCCTCTCTCAATGTGAATCCGCAACTGGACTTTGAAAATCCATCACTCCTGTTCCAG CAGAGGTGGAAGGAGATGGAAGAATGGAGAAGCAAAATGGATCAGCAGATGAAGGAGCTCTCAAATGCAGTCAGGAGCATGCAGGCAACAAAGCCGTTGACAGCATGCAGCCCCTCTCCAGCTTTTTACGTGTAA
- the LOC116210828 gene encoding protein AMEIOTIC 1 homolog isoform X2 codes for MVKVAHCGLRSYKDSHLNQIDACNLKGEEGPTFGEWEGAFKKGICWFELQRAQMAHRSGRRATFSGQGRENSGNRPQFSFSTIKEEDGEAVTAESLVSEEDNKRDFPIEEAKPKRQRRQKQTVIAKPKRKKCDNSAQRWSKERYKQAEQHLLEILRAEGAVRGKPISRPQLRLAGRKHIGDTGLLDHLLKHIDGKVAPGGAERFRRWHNTDGIMEYWLESAELDHIRREAGVQDPYWVPSSWWNPGSSGALEEPASSSDMKLIKEDIINLKRELAELVSKKKDQEEANLVEGMLKDLANWRAKADQRLIETSSSLSGMQDMYREVAAWRLKIEQQLMELTNSLSSMQAAKAYTYPLCPENSERWEDLLESTNLENVQGDDIASWLANTDPSNGEWEDGPYSYLTTISKPSDATPAQDAACASELAMLKEEVAIIKRDMKELVLKKQECLPKYNQDASLNVNPQLDFENPSLLFQRWKEMEEWRSKMDQQMKELSNAVRSMQATKPLTACSPSPAFYV; via the exons ATGGTGAAGGTTGCGCATTGTGGTCTGAG GTCATATAAAGATAGTCACTTAAATCAAATTGATGCCTGCAACCTCAAAGGTG AAGAAGGTCCTACCTTTGGGGAATGGGAGGGAGCATTTAAAAAGGGTATCTGTTGGTTTGAGTTGCAGCGCGCTCAGATGGCCCATAGGAGTGGTCGTCGTGCCACATTTAGTGGTCAGGGCAGAGAAAACAGTGGTAACAGACCTCAGTTTTCGTTCAGTACTATAAAGGAGGAAGATGGAGAAGCTGTGACGGCTGAATCTCTTGTATCAGAGGAAGACAACAAAAGAGACTTCCCTATTGAAGAAGCTAAACCAAAAAGACAGCGAAGGCAAAAGCAGACTGTTATTGCCAAACCCAAGAGGAAAAAGTGTGACAATTCTGCGCAGAGATGGTCAAAGGAGAG GTATAAGCAAGCTGAGCAACATTTGCTGGAGATTTTGAGGGCGGAAGGGGCTGTACGTGGTAAACCCATCAGTCGTCCACAGCTCAGATTGGCTGGTCGTAAACATATTGGTGATACTGGCCTGCTCGACCATCTGTTGAAGCACATCGACGGGAAAGTGGCCCCAGGTGGGGCTGAGCGGTTCAGGCGGTGGCACAACACTGATGGAATTATGGAATATTGGCTGGAAAGTGCTGAGCTTGATCACATTCGTCGTGAAGCAGGGGTCCAGGACCCTTACTGGGTCCCCTCGTCATGGTGGAATCCTGGTAGCAGTGGTGCCTTGGAAGAACCTGCTTCCTCTTCAGATATGAAACTTATCAAAGAAGATATCATTAACTTGAAGAG AGAGTTGGCGGAGCTCGTGTCCAAGAAGAAAGACCAGGAGGAAGCCAACTTGGTGGAG GGAATGCTCAAGGACTTAGCAAACTGGCGAGCCAAGGCAGATCAGCGCCTGATTGAAACTTCAAGTTCATTAAGCGGAATGCAG GACATGTATCGGGAGGTTGCAGCATGGAGATTGAAAATCGAACAGCAGCTGATGGAACTTACCAATTCGTTGAGCAGTATGCAGGCCGCAAAGGCTTATACTTACCCTCTCTGTCCTGAAAATTCTGAGCGATGGGAGGACTTGTTAGAGAGCACAAACCTTGAAAACGTACAAGGGGATGACATTGCGTCGTGGCTGGCGAATACAGATCCTAGCAATGGCGAGTGGGAGGATGGACCCTACTCTTACCTGACCACAATATCGAAGCCTAGTGATGCAACCCCTGCTCAGGATGCTGCCTGTGCAAGTGAGCTGGCTATGCTCAAGGAAGAAGTGGCTATAATTAAGAG AGATATGAAGGAGCTCGTACTGAAGAAGCAAGAATGTTTACCTAAATATAACCAAGATGCCTCTCTCAATGTGAATCCGCAACTGGACTTTGAAAATCCATCACTCCTGTTCCAG AGGTGGAAGGAGATGGAAGAATGGAGAAGCAAAATGGATCAGCAGATGAAGGAGCTCTCAAATGCAGTCAGGAGCATGCAGGCAACAAAGCCGTTGACAGCATGCAGCCCCTCTCCAGCTTTTTACGTGTAA
- the LOC116210828 gene encoding protein DYAD isoform X5 — protein MAHRSGRRATFSGQGRENSGNRPQFSFSTIKEEDGEAVTAESLVSEEDNKRDFPIEEAKPKRQRRQKQTVIAKPKRKKCDNSAQRWSKERYKQAEQHLLEILRAEGAVRGKPISRPQLRLAGRKHIGDTGLLDHLLKHIDGKVAPGGAERFRRWHNTDGIMEYWLESAELDHIRREAGVQDPYWVPSSWWNPGSSGALEEPASSSDMKLIKEDIINLKRELAELVSKKKDQEEANLVEGMLKDLANWRAKADQRLIETSSSLSGMQDMYREVAAWRLKIEQQLMELTNSLSSMQAAKAYTYPLCPENSERWEDLLESTNLENVQGDDIASWLANTDPSNGEWEDGPYSYLTTISKPSDATPAQDAACASELAMLKEEVAIIKRDMKELVLKKQECLPKYNQDASLNVNPQLDFENPSLLFQQRWKEMEEWRSKMDQQMKELSNAVRSMQATKPLTACSPSPAFYV, from the exons ATGGCCCATAGGAGTGGTCGTCGTGCCACATTTAGTGGTCAGGGCAGAGAAAACAGTGGTAACAGACCTCAGTTTTCGTTCAGTACTATAAAGGAGGAAGATGGAGAAGCTGTGACGGCTGAATCTCTTGTATCAGAGGAAGACAACAAAAGAGACTTCCCTATTGAAGAAGCTAAACCAAAAAGACAGCGAAGGCAAAAGCAGACTGTTATTGCCAAACCCAAGAGGAAAAAGTGTGACAATTCTGCGCAGAGATGGTCAAAGGAGAG GTATAAGCAAGCTGAGCAACATTTGCTGGAGATTTTGAGGGCGGAAGGGGCTGTACGTGGTAAACCCATCAGTCGTCCACAGCTCAGATTGGCTGGTCGTAAACATATTGGTGATACTGGCCTGCTCGACCATCTGTTGAAGCACATCGACGGGAAAGTGGCCCCAGGTGGGGCTGAGCGGTTCAGGCGGTGGCACAACACTGATGGAATTATGGAATATTGGCTGGAAAGTGCTGAGCTTGATCACATTCGTCGTGAAGCAGGGGTCCAGGACCCTTACTGGGTCCCCTCGTCATGGTGGAATCCTGGTAGCAGTGGTGCCTTGGAAGAACCTGCTTCCTCTTCAGATATGAAACTTATCAAAGAAGATATCATTAACTTGAAGAG AGAGTTGGCGGAGCTCGTGTCCAAGAAGAAAGACCAGGAGGAAGCCAACTTGGTGGAG GGAATGCTCAAGGACTTAGCAAACTGGCGAGCCAAGGCAGATCAGCGCCTGATTGAAACTTCAAGTTCATTAAGCGGAATGCAG GACATGTATCGGGAGGTTGCAGCATGGAGATTGAAAATCGAACAGCAGCTGATGGAACTTACCAATTCGTTGAGCAGTATGCAGGCCGCAAAGGCTTATACTTACCCTCTCTGTCCTGAAAATTCTGAGCGATGGGAGGACTTGTTAGAGAGCACAAACCTTGAAAACGTACAAGGGGATGACATTGCGTCGTGGCTGGCGAATACAGATCCTAGCAATGGCGAGTGGGAGGATGGACCCTACTCTTACCTGACCACAATATCGAAGCCTAGTGATGCAACCCCTGCTCAGGATGCTGCCTGTGCAAGTGAGCTGGCTATGCTCAAGGAAGAAGTGGCTATAATTAAGAG AGATATGAAGGAGCTCGTACTGAAGAAGCAAGAATGTTTACCTAAATATAACCAAGATGCCTCTCTCAATGTGAATCCGCAACTGGACTTTGAAAATCCATCACTCCTGTTCCAG CAGAGGTGGAAGGAGATGGAAGAATGGAGAAGCAAAATGGATCAGCAGATGAAGGAGCTCTCAAATGCAGTCAGGAGCATGCAGGCAACAAAGCCGTTGACAGCATGCAGCCCCTCTCCAGCTTTTTACGTGTAA
- the LOC116210829 gene encoding acyl-coenzyme A thioesterase 13 encodes MEDVKRYLEKAGGSISEEQEEEGSPTPTAIADSISRRRHRFFERFVLTGLRVDLIEPGRILCSFKVPPRLLNAGNFLHGGATATLVDLLGSAAIFTVGSPVTGVSVEINISYLDAAYVDEEIEVEAKVLRVGKAVGVATVELRKKSTGKVIAQGRQTKYLNVASKL; translated from the exons ATGGAAGACGTGAAGAGGTACCTGGAGAAGGCGGGCGGTAGTATTAGTGAAgagcaggaggaggaggggtcTCCGACTCCCACAGCTATAGCCGATAGTATTAGTCGTCGTCGTCATCGTTTCTTTGAGAGATTCGTCTTGACGGGCCTCCGCGTAGATCTTATAGAGCCTGGTCGCATCCTCTGCTCCTTCAAAGTGCCCCCTCGGTTACTG AATGCGGGCAACTTCTTGCACGGTGGAGCAACCGCGACGCTGGTTGACTTGTTGGGGTCGGCCGCAATCTTCACAGTAGGATCTCCTGTCACCGGCGTCTCCGTGGAGATCAACATCTCCTACTTGGATGCTGCCTACGTTGAT GAGGAGATTGAAGTTGAGGCCAAGGTGCTGCGCGTGGGGAAGGCAGTCGGGGTTGCGACCGTAGAGTTAAGAAAGAAATCCACTGGAAAAGTAATTGCCCAGGGACGTCAGACTAAATACCTTAACGTTGCCAGTAAATTGTGA
- the LOC116210828 gene encoding protein AMEIOTIC 1 homolog isoform X1, translated as MVKVAHCGLRSYKDSHLNQIDACNLKGEEGPTFGEWEGAFKKGICWFELQRAQMAHRSGRRATFSGQGRENSGNRPQFSFSTIKEEDGEAVTAESLVSEEDNKRDFPIEEAKPKRQRRQKQTVIAKPKRKKCDNSAQRWSKERYKQAEQHLLEILRAEGAVRGKPISRPQLRLAGRKHIGDTGLLDHLLKHIDGKVAPGGAERFRRWHNTDGIMEYWLESAELDHIRREAGVQDPYWVPSSWWNPGSSGALEEPASSSDMKLIKEDIINLKRELAELVSKKKDQEEANLVEGMLKDLANWRAKADQRLIETSSSLSGMQDMYREVAAWRLKIEQQLMELTNSLSSMQAAKAYTYPLCPENSERWEDLLESTNLENVQGDDIASWLANTDPSNGEWEDGPYSYLTTISKPSDATPAQDAACASELAMLKEEVAIIKRDMKELVLKKQECLPKYNQDASLNVNPQLDFENPSLLFQQRWKEMEEWRSKMDQQMKELSNAVRSMQATKPLTACSPSPAFYV; from the exons ATGGTGAAGGTTGCGCATTGTGGTCTGAG GTCATATAAAGATAGTCACTTAAATCAAATTGATGCCTGCAACCTCAAAGGTG AAGAAGGTCCTACCTTTGGGGAATGGGAGGGAGCATTTAAAAAGGGTATCTGTTGGTTTGAGTTGCAGCGCGCTCAGATGGCCCATAGGAGTGGTCGTCGTGCCACATTTAGTGGTCAGGGCAGAGAAAACAGTGGTAACAGACCTCAGTTTTCGTTCAGTACTATAAAGGAGGAAGATGGAGAAGCTGTGACGGCTGAATCTCTTGTATCAGAGGAAGACAACAAAAGAGACTTCCCTATTGAAGAAGCTAAACCAAAAAGACAGCGAAGGCAAAAGCAGACTGTTATTGCCAAACCCAAGAGGAAAAAGTGTGACAATTCTGCGCAGAGATGGTCAAAGGAGAG GTATAAGCAAGCTGAGCAACATTTGCTGGAGATTTTGAGGGCGGAAGGGGCTGTACGTGGTAAACCCATCAGTCGTCCACAGCTCAGATTGGCTGGTCGTAAACATATTGGTGATACTGGCCTGCTCGACCATCTGTTGAAGCACATCGACGGGAAAGTGGCCCCAGGTGGGGCTGAGCGGTTCAGGCGGTGGCACAACACTGATGGAATTATGGAATATTGGCTGGAAAGTGCTGAGCTTGATCACATTCGTCGTGAAGCAGGGGTCCAGGACCCTTACTGGGTCCCCTCGTCATGGTGGAATCCTGGTAGCAGTGGTGCCTTGGAAGAACCTGCTTCCTCTTCAGATATGAAACTTATCAAAGAAGATATCATTAACTTGAAGAG AGAGTTGGCGGAGCTCGTGTCCAAGAAGAAAGACCAGGAGGAAGCCAACTTGGTGGAG GGAATGCTCAAGGACTTAGCAAACTGGCGAGCCAAGGCAGATCAGCGCCTGATTGAAACTTCAAGTTCATTAAGCGGAATGCAG GACATGTATCGGGAGGTTGCAGCATGGAGATTGAAAATCGAACAGCAGCTGATGGAACTTACCAATTCGTTGAGCAGTATGCAGGCCGCAAAGGCTTATACTTACCCTCTCTGTCCTGAAAATTCTGAGCGATGGGAGGACTTGTTAGAGAGCACAAACCTTGAAAACGTACAAGGGGATGACATTGCGTCGTGGCTGGCGAATACAGATCCTAGCAATGGCGAGTGGGAGGATGGACCCTACTCTTACCTGACCACAATATCGAAGCCTAGTGATGCAACCCCTGCTCAGGATGCTGCCTGTGCAAGTGAGCTGGCTATGCTCAAGGAAGAAGTGGCTATAATTAAGAG AGATATGAAGGAGCTCGTACTGAAGAAGCAAGAATGTTTACCTAAATATAACCAAGATGCCTCTCTCAATGTGAATCCGCAACTGGACTTTGAAAATCCATCACTCCTGTTCCAG CAGAGGTGGAAGGAGATGGAAGAATGGAGAAGCAAAATGGATCAGCAGATGAAGGAGCTCTCAAATGCAGTCAGGAGCATGCAGGCAACAAAGCCGTTGACAGCATGCAGCCCCTCTCCAGCTTTTTACGTGTAA
- the LOC116210828 gene encoding protein DYAD isoform X4 produces the protein MPATSKVRAQMAHRSGRRATFSGQGRENSGNRPQFSFSTIKEEDGEAVTAESLVSEEDNKRDFPIEEAKPKRQRRQKQTVIAKPKRKKCDNSAQRWSKERYKQAEQHLLEILRAEGAVRGKPISRPQLRLAGRKHIGDTGLLDHLLKHIDGKVAPGGAERFRRWHNTDGIMEYWLESAELDHIRREAGVQDPYWVPSSWWNPGSSGALEEPASSSDMKLIKEDIINLKRELAELVSKKKDQEEANLVEGMLKDLANWRAKADQRLIETSSSLSGMQDMYREVAAWRLKIEQQLMELTNSLSSMQAAKAYTYPLCPENSERWEDLLESTNLENVQGDDIASWLANTDPSNGEWEDGPYSYLTTISKPSDATPAQDAACASELAMLKEEVAIIKRDMKELVLKKQECLPKYNQDASLNVNPQLDFENPSLLFQQRWKEMEEWRSKMDQQMKELSNAVRSMQATKPLTACSPSPAFYV, from the exons ATGCCTGCAACCTCAAAGGTG CGCGCTCAGATGGCCCATAGGAGTGGTCGTCGTGCCACATTTAGTGGTCAGGGCAGAGAAAACAGTGGTAACAGACCTCAGTTTTCGTTCAGTACTATAAAGGAGGAAGATGGAGAAGCTGTGACGGCTGAATCTCTTGTATCAGAGGAAGACAACAAAAGAGACTTCCCTATTGAAGAAGCTAAACCAAAAAGACAGCGAAGGCAAAAGCAGACTGTTATTGCCAAACCCAAGAGGAAAAAGTGTGACAATTCTGCGCAGAGATGGTCAAAGGAGAG GTATAAGCAAGCTGAGCAACATTTGCTGGAGATTTTGAGGGCGGAAGGGGCTGTACGTGGTAAACCCATCAGTCGTCCACAGCTCAGATTGGCTGGTCGTAAACATATTGGTGATACTGGCCTGCTCGACCATCTGTTGAAGCACATCGACGGGAAAGTGGCCCCAGGTGGGGCTGAGCGGTTCAGGCGGTGGCACAACACTGATGGAATTATGGAATATTGGCTGGAAAGTGCTGAGCTTGATCACATTCGTCGTGAAGCAGGGGTCCAGGACCCTTACTGGGTCCCCTCGTCATGGTGGAATCCTGGTAGCAGTGGTGCCTTGGAAGAACCTGCTTCCTCTTCAGATATGAAACTTATCAAAGAAGATATCATTAACTTGAAGAG AGAGTTGGCGGAGCTCGTGTCCAAGAAGAAAGACCAGGAGGAAGCCAACTTGGTGGAG GGAATGCTCAAGGACTTAGCAAACTGGCGAGCCAAGGCAGATCAGCGCCTGATTGAAACTTCAAGTTCATTAAGCGGAATGCAG GACATGTATCGGGAGGTTGCAGCATGGAGATTGAAAATCGAACAGCAGCTGATGGAACTTACCAATTCGTTGAGCAGTATGCAGGCCGCAAAGGCTTATACTTACCCTCTCTGTCCTGAAAATTCTGAGCGATGGGAGGACTTGTTAGAGAGCACAAACCTTGAAAACGTACAAGGGGATGACATTGCGTCGTGGCTGGCGAATACAGATCCTAGCAATGGCGAGTGGGAGGATGGACCCTACTCTTACCTGACCACAATATCGAAGCCTAGTGATGCAACCCCTGCTCAGGATGCTGCCTGTGCAAGTGAGCTGGCTATGCTCAAGGAAGAAGTGGCTATAATTAAGAG AGATATGAAGGAGCTCGTACTGAAGAAGCAAGAATGTTTACCTAAATATAACCAAGATGCCTCTCTCAATGTGAATCCGCAACTGGACTTTGAAAATCCATCACTCCTGTTCCAG CAGAGGTGGAAGGAGATGGAAGAATGGAGAAGCAAAATGGATCAGCAGATGAAGGAGCTCTCAAATGCAGTCAGGAGCATGCAGGCAACAAAGCCGTTGACAGCATGCAGCCCCTCTCCAGCTTTTTACGTGTAA